From Pan troglodytes isolate AG18354 chromosome 11, NHGRI_mPanTro3-v2.0_pri, whole genome shotgun sequence, the proteins below share one genomic window:
- the CER1 gene encoding cerberus isoform X1 yields the protein MCGKENIFPLLSYHAKINNPSSHLLVLLPLGKTTQHQDGRQNQSSLSPVLLPRNQRELPTGNHEEAEEKPDLFVAVPHLVGTSPAGEGQRQREKMLSRFGRFWKKPEREVHPSRDSDSEPFPPGTQSLIQPIDGMKMEKSPLREEAKKFWHHFMFRKSPASQGVILPIKSHEVHWETCRTVPFSQTITHEGCEKVVVQNNLCFGKCGSVHFPGAAQHSHTFCSHCLPAKFTTMHLPLNCTELSSVIKVVMLVEECQCKVKTEHEDGHILHAGSQDSFIPGVSA from the exons ATGTGTGGAAAGGAAAACATATTCCCTTTACTCAGTTACCATGCAAAAATCAATAACCCCAGTTCGCAT CTGCTGGTACTCCTGCCTCTAGGAAAGACCACACAGCACCAGGATGGCCGCCAGAATCAGAGTTCTCTTTCCCCCGTACTCCTGCCAAGGAATCAAAGAGAGCTTCCCACAGGCAACCATGAGGAAGCTGAGGAGAAGCCAGATCTGTTTGTCGCAGTGCCACACCTTGTAGGCACCAGCCCTGCAGGGGAAggccagaggcagagagagaagatgcTGTCCAGATTTGGCAGGTTCTGGAAGAAGCCTGAGAGAGAAGTGCATCCATCCAGGGACTCAGATAGTGAGCCCTTCCCACCTGGGACCCAGTCCCTCATCCAGCCGATAGATGGAATGAAAATGGAGAAATCTCCTCTTCGGGAAGAAGCCAAGAAATTCTGGCACCACTTCATGTTCAGAAAAAGTCCGGCTTCTCAGGGGGTCATCTTGCCCATCAAAAGCCATGAAGTACATTGGGAGACCTGCAGGACAGTGCCCTTCAGCCAG ACGATAACCCACGAAGGCTGTGAAAAAGTAGTTGTTCAGAACAACCTTTGCTTTGGGAAATGCGGGTCTGTTCATTTTCCTGGAGCTGCGCAGCACTCCCATACCTTCTGCTCTCACTGTTTGCCTGCCAAGTTCACCACGATGCACTTGCCACTGAACTGCACTGAACTTTCCTCCGTGATCaaggtggtgatgctggtggagGAGTGCCAGTGCAAGGTGAAGACGGAGCATGAAGATGGACACATCCTACATGCTGGCTCCCAGGATTCCTTTATCCCAGGAGTTTCAGCTTGA
- the CER1 gene encoding cerberus isoform X2, giving the protein MHLLFFQLLVLLPLGKTTQHQDGRQNQSSLSPVLLPRNQRELPTGNHEEAEEKPDLFVAVPHLVGTSPAGEGQRQREKMLSRFGRFWKKPEREVHPSRDSDSEPFPPGTQSLIQPIDGMKMEKSPLREEAKKFWHHFMFRKSPASQGVILPIKSHEVHWETCRTVPFSQTITHEGCEKVVVQNNLCFGKCGSVHFPGAAQHSHTFCSHCLPAKFTTMHLPLNCTELSSVIKVVMLVEECQCKVKTEHEDGHILHAGSQDSFIPGVSA; this is encoded by the exons ATGCATCTCCTCTTCTTTCAGCTGCTGGTACTCCTGCCTCTAGGAAAGACCACACAGCACCAGGATGGCCGCCAGAATCAGAGTTCTCTTTCCCCCGTACTCCTGCCAAGGAATCAAAGAGAGCTTCCCACAGGCAACCATGAGGAAGCTGAGGAGAAGCCAGATCTGTTTGTCGCAGTGCCACACCTTGTAGGCACCAGCCCTGCAGGGGAAggccagaggcagagagagaagatgcTGTCCAGATTTGGCAGGTTCTGGAAGAAGCCTGAGAGAGAAGTGCATCCATCCAGGGACTCAGATAGTGAGCCCTTCCCACCTGGGACCCAGTCCCTCATCCAGCCGATAGATGGAATGAAAATGGAGAAATCTCCTCTTCGGGAAGAAGCCAAGAAATTCTGGCACCACTTCATGTTCAGAAAAAGTCCGGCTTCTCAGGGGGTCATCTTGCCCATCAAAAGCCATGAAGTACATTGGGAGACCTGCAGGACAGTGCCCTTCAGCCAG ACGATAACCCACGAAGGCTGTGAAAAAGTAGTTGTTCAGAACAACCTTTGCTTTGGGAAATGCGGGTCTGTTCATTTTCCTGGAGCTGCGCAGCACTCCCATACCTTCTGCTCTCACTGTTTGCCTGCCAAGTTCACCACGATGCACTTGCCACTGAACTGCACTGAACTTTCCTCCGTGATCaaggtggtgatgctggtggagGAGTGCCAGTGCAAGGTGAAGACGGAGCATGAAGATGGACACATCCTACATGCTGGCTCCCAGGATTCCTTTATCCCAGGAGTTTCAGCTTGA